CCGAGAATCGCGTGCAAACACATTTTTCTTTAGCCATTAATCGCAATTACAAAAACAATCGTGGGGAAGTAGATGCTGACTTTATCCTTTGTACAGTATGGGGAAGACTTGCAGAGCATATCGTCAAATATTGCGGGAAAGGCTCATTAATCGGAGCAAATGGCCGTATCCAATCAAGGTCATTTGTAAATGAACAAAGTACGAAGATTTTTATAACAGAGGTAGTCGTTGAAGAGGTCCGATTTTATCACCTTAAGCCAAGAAACAGTGACGAGGCTATTGTGCCCACAAAGCTGTCTGATGAGCAGGAAGGCTTGAAGGATTTTGTGTTACCAGAGGCAAAGGCTGTATTACCAGTAGTTTAGCAGTATGCCAAGTGTTACATACGGGGCAAGAGATAATGTTGTCTGATCCGCCATTCTCCTATATTTGCTTGCACCGTAATGCATGAAGAAAAGAAAGGAATGATGTATACCTATTATTGAAGTTCATTGCTGAAGACCGCACAGCGATGATGATTTTACAACTTAATAAGTGTATGAAGTAAGCAGGAAAAGAAGTAATCAAATTGTCCACTGATATTCTCAAAACTAAAAGAGCGCCAAGAACATTTTTGCTCTTGGCGCATCTAAACAATTAAAAGTCAAGTGTCATTAATGCTCGAAGCTCATCATCTTCTAGCTCAGTTAACCACTGACTTGATTGTATTAATTCTTCTGATAATGCAGATTTCTGCGCCAGCATTTTATCAATTTTTTCTTCAATTGTTCCAATCGTCACAAACTTATGCACTTGCACAAATTGTGTTTGGCCAATTCGATATGCACGATCTG
This genomic stretch from Lysinibacillus pakistanensis harbors:
- a CDS encoding single-stranded DNA-binding protein: MNQVGLVGRLTKDPVLRHLSENRVQTHFSLAINRNYKNNRGEVDADFILCTVWGRLAEHIVKYCGKGSLIGANGRIQSRSFVNEQSTKIFITEVVVEEVRFYHLKPRNSDEAIVPTKLSDEQEGLKDFVLPEAKAVLPVV